The following proteins are encoded in a genomic region of Arachis ipaensis cultivar K30076 chromosome B02, Araip1.1, whole genome shotgun sequence:
- the LOC107627339 gene encoding uncharacterized protein LOC107627339, translating to MHGFSGANGFVELGECWAEMIKYVANEPSIGLFFIQQHTQTAVLNIIKLQNNVIAKSRETSLHTQDLEDSIVMVRSMKECGFSIVDEMIGDIKKSLITMGAKQPKKGLIRPATNIDRTSFGGNSAIYALERSEKRGITSSQGMETEELNLSHLVKDEPQSQSQPQHSNVSDLEKLLVSEKYDDFKANIEAKLEEWLKGTNSHHDNCRTVDDKKL from the exons ATGCATGGATTCTCCGGTGCTAATGGTTTTGTGGAGCTAGGTGAATGCTGGGCAGAGATGATTAAATACGTGGCTAATGAACCATCCATTGGGCTTTTTTTTATCCAACAACATACTCAAACAGCTGTGCTCAATATTATTAAACTTCAAAACAATGTTATTGCGAAGTCTCGTGAAACAAGTTTACACACACAAGATTTAGAAGATTCGATCGTAATGGTTAGATCGATGAAGGAGTGTGGATTTTCTATAGTTGATGAGATGATTGGAGACATTAAAAAATCTCTAATAACTATGGGAGCAAAACAACCAAAAAAGGGGTTGATTCGTCCTGCAACAAATATTGATAGAACTAGTTTTGGGGGTAATTCTGCTATTTATGCTCTTGAAAGAAGTGAAAAAAGGG GCATTACATCTTCGCAGGGTATGGAAACTGAAGAGCTCAACTTGTCGCACTTGGTTAAAGATGAACCTCAATCTCAATCTCAACCTCAACATAGTAATGTTAGTGATCTTGAGAAGTTATTAGTCTCAGAAAAGTATGATGACTTCAAAGCTAATATAGAAGCTAAACTTGAGGAGTGGCTAAAAGGAACTAACAGCCATCATGACAATTGTCGAACAGTTGACGATAAAAAGCTTTAG